In the genome of Prionailurus viverrinus isolate Anna unplaced genomic scaffold, UM_Priviv_1.0 scaffold_45, whole genome shotgun sequence, one region contains:
- the SH3TC1 gene encoding SH3 domain and tetratricopeptide repeat-containing protein 1 isoform X1 — translation MVPPPVMEGPGDAAGEGPAPMGRGPAGPSGGGGRGHEVQRAAVSSSVAWERVGPEEAQAVVRGDASPAPGGSGPAAGTPPGQMGTCPTDLTLQLLAVRRKTGLPDPSLQRAMRARLRLLENDSREVASVLGELSARLLSIHSDQDRIVVSFKTFEEIWKFSTYHALGFTHHCLENLLVDQAFWLLAPSEDEETTIQVHVDQEALTRTQEILLAQEGPFFVLCPDHHVRVTTSPRGAGPQPPRRAAAVPQGDAAPAADSKAPSPGTCSQDTAAVAAPEPLIPFHQWALRAAWDPIDDSVSGPVTSDVPLMAVGLASAVADYQGSGPEELSFRGGDVIEVLGARVPGLPWCLGRHTASGQVGFVRTSVISVQGQVSELENVIFLDEEERSFFSNEGRFSDEDARQLLRRMSGADTCTVYSLDRLEETDFEPPEEQESPHLDPEPHETLQKVKNVLEEFKSRQDCPEEPESWGLCVASGGASPPDPEEPPFCLDAAADRTDPEALGSLLLFLDAPGYKACFRGLYDLSLPGLSAVCGGLTDEEELAGLLARARGAAKKAGLPMALARVCFLLGRLCVRRLKLSQARVYFEEALGALGGRFGDLFLVAAVYCSLATIHLKQRNRDRCAQVTPKAAALLLGTPGHGCGTEAGSELLAHALRRAVAGRSPQAEARACFLLARHHARLRQPEEALPFLERLLLLHEAWGSPEAAWPADCYLLLADTYSRRCLPRLALGCVRAASLRARASLRGSLRSVDLVLRNAPRLPRPPSQAAPHLRRALASLGPGAGRALRGPLCASLARLHSGHGQHGRAVALMAQAAEAAAGAGSRLALDYLLALAWLHVLGGRSPAALGVLECVRDGAVAGAEREGVMANMAAVALTRTGRTRQAAEGYYRALRVARGRGRRRNQAVALANLGALCLRAGAGGLAQHYCREAVKLFSRLPGGEGGQDFTCVLLRLGRLCARRARARQAKCYYEWAFLVAAEMDHLEGQLRAVQRLCHFYSTVMPSEAQCVVYHEFQLSLARRVADKVLEGQLLETISRLYLSLGTERAYRSALDYTKRSLGIFIDLQKKEKEAHAWLQAGKIYYILRQNELVDVYLQVAQNAALYTGDPNLGLELFEAAGDIFFNGTWEREKAVSFYRDRALPLASTTGNQEAELRLCNKLVALLAELDAPREGLEFAHMALALSITLGDRLNERVAYHRLAALHHRLGHGELAEHFYLKALSLCSSPLQFAEETLYYVKVYLVLGDIIFYDLKDPFDAAGYYQLALAAAVDLGNKKAQMKIYTRLATIYHNFLLDREKSLFFYQKARTFATELNIRRVNLAPGRCWGRAPWLAPGPSP, via the exons ATGGTGCCGCCGCCCGTCATGGAGGGCCCAGGGGACGCGGCTGGCGAGGGGCCGGCCCCGATGGGGAGGGGGCCTGCGGGGCCCTCGGGAGGCGGTGGCCGCGGCCACGAGGTCCAGAGAGCGGCCGTGAGCTCGTCGGTCGCCTGGGAGCGCGTGGGGCCCGAGGAAGCCCAGGCTGTGGTCAGAGGTG ATGCCTCCCCGGCCCCTGGCGGCTCTGGGCCGGCTGCTGGGACCCCTCCCGGCCAGATGGGAACCTGCCCCACAG ACCTGACCCTGCAGCTGCTGGCCGTGCGGAGGAAGACGGGGCTTCCAGACCCCAGCCTGCAGCGGGCCATGCGGGCCCGGCTCCGCCTGCTGGAAAATGACAGCCGGGAAGTGGCCAGCGTGCTGGGG GAGTTATCGGCCAGGCTGCTGTCTATCCACAGTGACCAGGACCGGATTGTGGTGTCGTTTAAGACTTTCGAAGAGATCTGGAAGTTCTCCACTTACCACGCTCTTG GCTTCACTCACCACTGCCTGGAAAACCTGCTCGTGGACCAGGCCTTCTGGCTGCTTGCGCCCAGCGAAGACGAGGAGACGACCATCCAAGTCCACGTGGACCAGGAGGCCTTGACACGGACACAGGAGATTCTCCTCGCCCAGGAGG GCCCTTTCTTTGTCCTGTGTCCCGACCACCACGTGAGAGTGACCACCAGCCCCCGGGGCGCAGGCCCGCAGCCCCCGAGGCGAGCCGCGGCGGTCCCCCAGGGAGACGCAGCCCCGGCAGCGGACTCTAAGGCGCCCAGCCCCGGCACGTGCTCCCAGGACACGGCAGCGGTGGCCGCTCCGGAACCTCTGATTCCATTTCATCA GTGGGCCCTCAGGGCCGCCTGGGACCCCATCGACGACTCCGTGAGCGGCCCTGTGACGTCAGACGTTCCGCTGATGG CCGTGGGCCTGGCCTCAGCAGTGGCAGACTACCAGGGCTCCGGGCCTGAAGAGCTGAGCTTCCGAGGCGGTGACGTCATCGAGGTCCTGGGCGCCCGGGTGCCCGGCCTGCCCTGGTGCCTGGGCCGGCACACGGCCTCGGGCCAGGTCGGGTTTGTGCGCACGAGTGTCATCAGTGTGCAGGGCCAAGTGTCTGA GCTGGAAAACGTGATTTTTCTCGATGAGGAAGAAAGGTCGTTCTTCAGCAACGAAGGGCGCTTCTCGGACGAGGACGCCAGGCAGTTGCTGAGGAGGATGTCCGGCGCGGACACGTGCACCGTGTACAGCTTGG ACAGATTAGAAGAGACCGACTTTGAGCCGCCAGAAGAACAAG AATCACCTCACCTGGACCCAGAGCCACACGAGACCCTACAGAAGGTGAAGAACGTTCTGGAAGAATTCAAATCCCGCCAGGACTGCCCCGAGGAGCCAGAGTCCTGGGGTCTCTGCGTGGCCTCCGGCGGCGCGAGCCCACCGGACCCCGAGGAGCCCCCCTTCTGCTTGGACGCGGCGGCCGACCGGACCGACCCGGAGGCCCTGGGCTCGCTGCTGCTGTTCCTGGACGCGCCCGGCTACAAGGCCTGCTTCCGCGGCCTGTACGACCTCTCCCTGCCTGGGCTGAGCGCCGTGTGCGGCGGCCTCACCGACGAGGAGGAGCTGGCCGGGCTCCTGGCGCGGGCGCGGGGGGCGGCCAAGAAGGCCGGCCTCCCCATGGCCCTCGCCAGAGTCTGCTTCCTCCTGGGGCGGCTGTGCGTGCGCCGGCTCAAGCTGTCCCAGGCCCGGGTGTACTTCGAGGAGGCGCTGGGCGCCCTGGGGGGCCGCTTCGGCGACCTCTTCCTGGTGGCGGCCGTGTACTGCAGCCTGGCCACCATCCACCTGAagcagaggaacagagacaggTGCGCGCAGGTGACGCCCAAGGCCGCGGCCCTGCTGCTGGGGACGCCCGGCCACGGCTGCGGCACCGAGGCCGGGTCGGAGCTGCTGGCGCACGCCCTGCGGCGGGCCGTGGCCGGCCGGAGCCCGCAGGCCGAGGCCCGGGCCTGCTTCCTGCTGGCCAGGCACCACGCCCGCCTGCGGCAGCCCGAGGAGGCCCTGCCCTTCCTGGAGCGGCTGCTGCTCCTGCACGAGGCCTGGGGCTCCCCGGAGGCCGCCTGGCCCGCCGACTGCTACCTGCTCCTGGCCGACACCTACAGCCGGCGGTGCCTGCCGCGCCTGGCGCTGGGCTGCGTCAGGGCGGCCTCGCTGCGGGCCCGGGCCTCGCTGCGCGGCTCGCTCCGGAGCGTGGACCTGGTCCTGCGCAACGCCCCCCGCCTGCCCCGCCCGCCCTCCCAGGCCGCGCCCCACCTCCGGCGGGCGCTGGCCTCCCTGGGCCCGGGCGCGGGCCGGGCGCTGCGCGGGCCCCTGTGCGCCAGCCTGGCCCGGCTGCACAGCGGCCACGGCCAGCACGGCAGGGCCGTCGCCCTGATGGCGCAGGCCGCGGAGGCGGCCGCCGGGGCCGGGAGCCGCCTGGCGCTGGACTACCTGCTGGCGCTCGCCTGGCTGCACGTGCTCGGCGGCCGGAGCCCGGCGGCCCTGGGCGTCCTCGAGTGCGTGCGGGACGGGGCGGTGGCCGGCGCGGAGCGGGAGGGCGTGATGGCCAACATGGCGGCCGTGGCGCTGACGAGGACGGGCAGGACCCGGCAGGCGGCCGAGGGCTACTACCGTGCCCTGCGGGTggcgcggggccggggccggcgcAGGAACCAGGCGGTGGCGCTGGCCAACCTGGGGGCCCTGTGCCTACGGGCCGGCGCCGGCGGCCTGGCCCAGCACTACTGCCGGGAGGCCGTGAAGCTCTTCTCGCGGCTGCCCGGCGGGGAGGGCGGCCAGGACTTCACCTGCGTGCTCCTGCGGCTGGGCCGCCTGTGCGCCCGCAGGGCCCGCGCCCGGCAGGCCAAGTGCTACTATGAGTGGGCCTTTCTGGTCGCCGCGGAGATGGACCACCTGGAAG GCCAGCTGCGTGCCGTTCAGAGGCTCTGTCACTTCTACAGCACGGTCATGCCCAGCGAGGCCCAGTGCGTCGTCTACCACGAGTTCCAGCTGTCGCTGGCCCGCAGGGTGGCGGACAAGGTGCTGGAGGGGCAGCTCCTGGAGACCATCAGCCGGCTCTACCTGTCCCTGGGCACCGAGCG GGCCTACAGGTCCGCGCTGGACTACACCAAGCGCAGTCTGGGCATTTTCATCGACCtgcagaagaaggagaaggaggcgcACGCGTGGCTGCAGGCGGGGAAGATCTATTACATCCTCCGGCAGAACGAGCTGGTAGACGTGTACCTCCAG GTGGCCCAGAACGCAGCCCTGTACACGGGGGACCCCAACCTGGGGCTGGAGCTGTTTGAGGCGGCTGGGGACATCTTCTTCAACGGGACCTGGGAGCGGGAGAAAGCCGTGTCCTTCTATCGG GATCGGGCGCTGCCCTTGGCCTCCACCACAGGGAACCAGGAGGCCGAGCTGCGTCTGTGCAACAAGCTGGTGGCACTGCTGGCCGAGCTGGACGCGCCCCGGGAGGGCCTGGAGTTCGCCCACATGGCCCTGGCGCTCAGCATCACCCTGG GGGACCGGCTGAACGAGAGAGTGGCCTACCACCGGCTGGCCGCCCTGCACCACCGGCTGGGCCACGGCGAGCTGGCGGAGCATTTCTACCTCAAGGCCCTGTCGCTCTGCAGCTCGCCCCTGCAGTTCGCCGAGGAGACGCTGTACTACGTGAAAGTGTACCTGGTGCTCGGGGACATCATCTTCTACGACCTGAAG GACCCCTTCGACGCGGCGGGGTACTACCAGCTGGCCTTGGCAGCGGCCGTGGACCTCGGCAACAAGAAGGCCCAGATGAAGATCTACACGCGCCTGGCCACCATCTACCACAACTTCCTCCTGGACCGCGAGAAGTCCCTCTTCTTCTACCAGAAGGCCAGGACCTTCGCCACCGAGCTCAACATCCGCAGAGTCAACCTGGCCCCGGGACGGTGCTGGGGCCGGGCGCCCTGGCTGGCCCCCGGCCCCTCGCCCTGA
- the SH3TC1 gene encoding SH3 domain and tetratricopeptide repeat-containing protein 1 isoform X4, with the protein MVPPPVMEGPGDAAGEGPAPMGRGPAGPSGGGGRGHEVQRAAVSSSVAWERVGPEEAQAVVRGDASPAPGGSGPAAGTPPGQMGTCPTDLTLQLLAVRRKTGLPDPSLQRAMRARLRLLENDSREVASVLGELSARLLSIHSDQDRIVVSFKTFEEIWKFSTYHALGFTHHCLENLLVDQAFWLLAPSEDEETTIQVHVDQEALTRTQEILLAQEGPFFVLCPDHHVRVTTSPRGAGPQPPRRAAAVPQGDAAPAADSKAPSPGTCSQDTAAVAAPEPLIPFHQWALRAAWDPIDDSVSGPVTSDVPLMAVGLASAVADYQGSGPEELSFRGGDVIEVLGARVPGLPWCLGRHTASGQVGFVRTSVISVQGQVSELENVIFLDEEERSFFSNEGRFSDEDARQLLRRMSGADTCTVYSLDRLEETDFEPPEEQESPHLDPEPHETLQKVKNVLEEFKSRQDCPEEPESWGLCVASGGASPPDPEEPPFCLDAAADRTDPEALGSLLLFLDAPGYKACFRGLYDLSLPGLSAVCGGLTDEEELAGLLARARGAAKKAGLPMALARVCFLLGRLCVRRLKLSQARVYFEEALGALGGRFGDLFLVAAVYCSLATIHLKQRNRDRCAQVTPKAAALLLGTPGHGCGTEAGSELLAHALRRAVAGRSPQAEARACFLLARHHARLRQPEEALPFLERLLLLHEAWGSPEAAWPADCYLLLADTYSRRCLPRLALGCVRAASLRARASLRGSLRSVDLVLRNAPRLPRPPSQAAPHLRRALASLGPGAGRALRGPLCASLARLHSGHGQHGRAVALMAQAAEAAAGAGSRLALDYLLALAWLHVLGGRSPAALGVLECVRDGAVAGAEREGVMANMAAVALTRTGRTRQAAEGYYRALRVARGRGRRRNQAVALANLGALCLRAGAGGLAQHYCREAVKLFSRLPGGEGGQDFTCVLLRLGRLCARRARARQAKCYYEWAFLVAAEMDHLEGQLRAVQRLCHFYSTVMPSEAQCVVYHEFQLSLARRVADKVLEGQLLETISRLYLSLGTERAYRSALDYTKRSLGIFIDLQKKEKEAHAWLQAGKIYYILRQNELVDVYLQVAQNAALYTGDPNLGLELFEAAGDIFFNGTWEREKAVSFYRGTRRPSCVCATSWWHCWPSWTRPGRAWSSPTWPWRSASPWGTG; encoded by the exons ATGGTGCCGCCGCCCGTCATGGAGGGCCCAGGGGACGCGGCTGGCGAGGGGCCGGCCCCGATGGGGAGGGGGCCTGCGGGGCCCTCGGGAGGCGGTGGCCGCGGCCACGAGGTCCAGAGAGCGGCCGTGAGCTCGTCGGTCGCCTGGGAGCGCGTGGGGCCCGAGGAAGCCCAGGCTGTGGTCAGAGGTG ATGCCTCCCCGGCCCCTGGCGGCTCTGGGCCGGCTGCTGGGACCCCTCCCGGCCAGATGGGAACCTGCCCCACAG ACCTGACCCTGCAGCTGCTGGCCGTGCGGAGGAAGACGGGGCTTCCAGACCCCAGCCTGCAGCGGGCCATGCGGGCCCGGCTCCGCCTGCTGGAAAATGACAGCCGGGAAGTGGCCAGCGTGCTGGGG GAGTTATCGGCCAGGCTGCTGTCTATCCACAGTGACCAGGACCGGATTGTGGTGTCGTTTAAGACTTTCGAAGAGATCTGGAAGTTCTCCACTTACCACGCTCTTG GCTTCACTCACCACTGCCTGGAAAACCTGCTCGTGGACCAGGCCTTCTGGCTGCTTGCGCCCAGCGAAGACGAGGAGACGACCATCCAAGTCCACGTGGACCAGGAGGCCTTGACACGGACACAGGAGATTCTCCTCGCCCAGGAGG GCCCTTTCTTTGTCCTGTGTCCCGACCACCACGTGAGAGTGACCACCAGCCCCCGGGGCGCAGGCCCGCAGCCCCCGAGGCGAGCCGCGGCGGTCCCCCAGGGAGACGCAGCCCCGGCAGCGGACTCTAAGGCGCCCAGCCCCGGCACGTGCTCCCAGGACACGGCAGCGGTGGCCGCTCCGGAACCTCTGATTCCATTTCATCA GTGGGCCCTCAGGGCCGCCTGGGACCCCATCGACGACTCCGTGAGCGGCCCTGTGACGTCAGACGTTCCGCTGATGG CCGTGGGCCTGGCCTCAGCAGTGGCAGACTACCAGGGCTCCGGGCCTGAAGAGCTGAGCTTCCGAGGCGGTGACGTCATCGAGGTCCTGGGCGCCCGGGTGCCCGGCCTGCCCTGGTGCCTGGGCCGGCACACGGCCTCGGGCCAGGTCGGGTTTGTGCGCACGAGTGTCATCAGTGTGCAGGGCCAAGTGTCTGA GCTGGAAAACGTGATTTTTCTCGATGAGGAAGAAAGGTCGTTCTTCAGCAACGAAGGGCGCTTCTCGGACGAGGACGCCAGGCAGTTGCTGAGGAGGATGTCCGGCGCGGACACGTGCACCGTGTACAGCTTGG ACAGATTAGAAGAGACCGACTTTGAGCCGCCAGAAGAACAAG AATCACCTCACCTGGACCCAGAGCCACACGAGACCCTACAGAAGGTGAAGAACGTTCTGGAAGAATTCAAATCCCGCCAGGACTGCCCCGAGGAGCCAGAGTCCTGGGGTCTCTGCGTGGCCTCCGGCGGCGCGAGCCCACCGGACCCCGAGGAGCCCCCCTTCTGCTTGGACGCGGCGGCCGACCGGACCGACCCGGAGGCCCTGGGCTCGCTGCTGCTGTTCCTGGACGCGCCCGGCTACAAGGCCTGCTTCCGCGGCCTGTACGACCTCTCCCTGCCTGGGCTGAGCGCCGTGTGCGGCGGCCTCACCGACGAGGAGGAGCTGGCCGGGCTCCTGGCGCGGGCGCGGGGGGCGGCCAAGAAGGCCGGCCTCCCCATGGCCCTCGCCAGAGTCTGCTTCCTCCTGGGGCGGCTGTGCGTGCGCCGGCTCAAGCTGTCCCAGGCCCGGGTGTACTTCGAGGAGGCGCTGGGCGCCCTGGGGGGCCGCTTCGGCGACCTCTTCCTGGTGGCGGCCGTGTACTGCAGCCTGGCCACCATCCACCTGAagcagaggaacagagacaggTGCGCGCAGGTGACGCCCAAGGCCGCGGCCCTGCTGCTGGGGACGCCCGGCCACGGCTGCGGCACCGAGGCCGGGTCGGAGCTGCTGGCGCACGCCCTGCGGCGGGCCGTGGCCGGCCGGAGCCCGCAGGCCGAGGCCCGGGCCTGCTTCCTGCTGGCCAGGCACCACGCCCGCCTGCGGCAGCCCGAGGAGGCCCTGCCCTTCCTGGAGCGGCTGCTGCTCCTGCACGAGGCCTGGGGCTCCCCGGAGGCCGCCTGGCCCGCCGACTGCTACCTGCTCCTGGCCGACACCTACAGCCGGCGGTGCCTGCCGCGCCTGGCGCTGGGCTGCGTCAGGGCGGCCTCGCTGCGGGCCCGGGCCTCGCTGCGCGGCTCGCTCCGGAGCGTGGACCTGGTCCTGCGCAACGCCCCCCGCCTGCCCCGCCCGCCCTCCCAGGCCGCGCCCCACCTCCGGCGGGCGCTGGCCTCCCTGGGCCCGGGCGCGGGCCGGGCGCTGCGCGGGCCCCTGTGCGCCAGCCTGGCCCGGCTGCACAGCGGCCACGGCCAGCACGGCAGGGCCGTCGCCCTGATGGCGCAGGCCGCGGAGGCGGCCGCCGGGGCCGGGAGCCGCCTGGCGCTGGACTACCTGCTGGCGCTCGCCTGGCTGCACGTGCTCGGCGGCCGGAGCCCGGCGGCCCTGGGCGTCCTCGAGTGCGTGCGGGACGGGGCGGTGGCCGGCGCGGAGCGGGAGGGCGTGATGGCCAACATGGCGGCCGTGGCGCTGACGAGGACGGGCAGGACCCGGCAGGCGGCCGAGGGCTACTACCGTGCCCTGCGGGTggcgcggggccggggccggcgcAGGAACCAGGCGGTGGCGCTGGCCAACCTGGGGGCCCTGTGCCTACGGGCCGGCGCCGGCGGCCTGGCCCAGCACTACTGCCGGGAGGCCGTGAAGCTCTTCTCGCGGCTGCCCGGCGGGGAGGGCGGCCAGGACTTCACCTGCGTGCTCCTGCGGCTGGGCCGCCTGTGCGCCCGCAGGGCCCGCGCCCGGCAGGCCAAGTGCTACTATGAGTGGGCCTTTCTGGTCGCCGCGGAGATGGACCACCTGGAAG GCCAGCTGCGTGCCGTTCAGAGGCTCTGTCACTTCTACAGCACGGTCATGCCCAGCGAGGCCCAGTGCGTCGTCTACCACGAGTTCCAGCTGTCGCTGGCCCGCAGGGTGGCGGACAAGGTGCTGGAGGGGCAGCTCCTGGAGACCATCAGCCGGCTCTACCTGTCCCTGGGCACCGAGCG GGCCTACAGGTCCGCGCTGGACTACACCAAGCGCAGTCTGGGCATTTTCATCGACCtgcagaagaaggagaaggaggcgcACGCGTGGCTGCAGGCGGGGAAGATCTATTACATCCTCCGGCAGAACGAGCTGGTAGACGTGTACCTCCAG GTGGCCCAGAACGCAGCCCTGTACACGGGGGACCCCAACCTGGGGCTGGAGCTGTTTGAGGCGGCTGGGGACATCTTCTTCAACGGGACCTGGGAGCGGGAGAAAGCCGTGTCCTTCTATCGG GGAACCAGGAGGCCGAGCTGCGTCTGTGCAACAAGCTGGTGGCACTGCTGGCCGAGCTGGACGCGCCCCGGGAGGGCCTGGAGTTCGCCCACATGGCCCTGGCGCTCAGCATCACCCTGG GGGACCGGCTGA